In a genomic window of Streptomyces noursei ATCC 11455:
- a CDS encoding ParB/RepB/Spo0J family partition protein, with the protein MTVESALRVPEAAPGLGAARRGRAVTVPISALDMSCPLRSGGQDPEHVRALAVLDPSLLPPVLVHRPTMRVLDGTHRVRAQLLRGGTQIRVEFFEGTEEESFVLAVRSNVAHGLPLSLSDRKAAAARILHAYPQWSDRSIGSVSGLSPKTVGVIRRRSAEEDPQLNGVDRLGRDGRTHPASVAEGRLYASKLISERPYASLREIASSAGISLGTAQDVRKRLENGQNPVPAPRGKGHRAVGAAPRTPLVSWRIEGGAGGRDDAGGSGGVDGAHDGAGDDRLMPPSPGTGSDLRRPPLPERVRVLKQDPALRSTDMGRALLRLLSSHEIPLTHWQALVGGVPPHCARAVADVAGECARIWQEFAREMTARAPER; encoded by the coding sequence ATGACCGTCGAGTCAGCGTTACGGGTACCGGAGGCCGCTCCCGGCCTCGGTGCCGCGCGGCGGGGCCGGGCCGTAACCGTACCGATCAGCGCACTGGACATGTCCTGCCCGCTGCGCAGCGGCGGCCAGGATCCGGAACACGTCAGGGCGCTGGCCGTGCTGGACCCCTCGCTGCTGCCGCCCGTCCTGGTGCACCGCCCGACGATGCGCGTACTCGACGGGACGCACCGGGTGCGCGCTCAACTCCTGCGCGGCGGCACGCAGATCCGTGTGGAGTTCTTCGAAGGCACGGAAGAGGAAAGCTTCGTCCTCGCTGTCCGCTCGAACGTCGCTCACGGACTGCCGCTGTCGCTGAGCGACCGCAAGGCGGCGGCCGCCCGCATACTGCACGCTTACCCGCAGTGGTCGGATCGGTCGATCGGATCGGTGTCGGGGCTGTCCCCGAAGACCGTGGGCGTCATCCGGCGCCGTTCAGCCGAGGAAGATCCTCAGCTGAACGGGGTGGATAGGCTCGGCCGGGATGGCCGGACGCACCCGGCCAGCGTGGCCGAAGGTCGGCTTTACGCCAGCAAGTTGATCAGCGAGCGGCCATACGCCTCGCTGCGGGAGATCGCCAGCTCGGCGGGGATATCTCTGGGCACTGCCCAGGACGTGCGCAAACGGCTGGAGAACGGCCAGAATCCGGTGCCCGCGCCGCGCGGCAAGGGACACCGGGCGGTCGGCGCAGCTCCCCGCACCCCCCTCGTCTCATGGCGCATCGAGGGCGGAGCGGGCGGCAGGGATGACGCCGGCGGCTCGGGCGGTGTCGACGGTGCCCATGACGGTGCCGGGGATGACCGCCTCATGCCTCCGTCCCCGGGCACCGGCTCGGACCTGCGGCGTCCGCCGTTGCCGGAGCGGGTGCGCGTCCTGAAGCAGGACCCCGCACTGCGCTCTACCGACATGGGACGCGCGCTGCTCCGGCTGCTCAGCTCCCATGAGATCCCGCTCACCCATTGGCAGGCCCTGGTCGGCGGGGTCCCCCCGCACTGCGCCCGCGCGGTGGCCGACGTAGCGGGCGAATGCGCCCGCATATGGCAGGAGTTCGCACGCGAGATGACCGCACGCGCCCCGGAGCGCTGA
- a CDS encoding DegT/DnrJ/EryC1/StrS family aminotransferase has product MPCAKRGSVLGEVEVRELTELVQGDAPLSLGTWRDRFERAFAQLVGSRYAMTTTSGTVSLELAIQLLDLRPGDEVIATPQTYQATVMPLLDREVTVRFCDIDPTTLNIDPTAVEALITPRTKALLLVHYGGCPAEMDEIMAIARRHGILVVEDCAHALGADYRGRRPGSLADIGTFSFQNAKNITTLGEGGMVTFDRDDWAVRLERLRGNDVDAQIEPEERIDPDEPLVLPWMKYSAAVYSDRVTLIRRAGTNATMSEAAAAVGLAQLGRLDTLQATRRSIAARLDAVLRRYPFVRPQQAPAHSGHAYHLYTCFADTRALRDQLLLALDRRGVEIQLRYFPLHLTPEWRHRGHGRGECPVAESMWFDQHLNLPCHPELRPSQVDYLVEALDESLAEVQAMASGTDTPRLGAALAAG; this is encoded by the coding sequence GTGCCCTGTGCGAAACGGGGCAGTGTACTGGGCGAGGTCGAGGTCAGGGAGCTCACCGAACTGGTGCAGGGCGATGCCCCACTGTCGTTGGGTACCTGGCGCGACCGGTTCGAGCGGGCCTTCGCTCAGCTGGTCGGTAGCCGGTACGCGATGACGACCACCAGCGGAACCGTCTCACTGGAACTGGCGATCCAGCTCCTCGACCTGCGGCCCGGCGACGAGGTCATCGCCACTCCCCAGACCTATCAGGCCACCGTCATGCCGTTGTTGGACCGCGAGGTGACGGTCCGCTTCTGTGACATCGATCCGACGACCCTCAACATCGACCCGACCGCGGTGGAGGCGCTGATCACGCCGCGCACCAAGGCACTGCTTCTGGTGCACTACGGCGGCTGCCCGGCCGAGATGGACGAGATCATGGCGATCGCCCGCCGTCACGGCATCCTCGTCGTCGAGGACTGCGCGCACGCGCTGGGCGCCGACTACCGCGGGCGCAGGCCGGGTTCGCTGGCCGACATCGGCACCTTCAGCTTTCAGAACGCCAAGAACATCACCACGCTCGGCGAGGGCGGCATGGTCACCTTCGACCGTGACGACTGGGCCGTGCGTCTGGAGCGGCTGCGTGGCAACGATGTCGACGCGCAGATCGAGCCAGAGGAGCGGATCGATCCCGACGAGCCGCTGGTGCTGCCGTGGATGAAGTACTCCGCCGCGGTCTACAGCGACCGAGTCACCCTGATCCGGCGGGCCGGCACCAATGCCACGATGTCCGAGGCCGCGGCGGCCGTCGGCCTGGCGCAGCTCGGCAGGCTGGATACCCTTCAGGCGACCCGGCGCTCGATCGCGGCGCGGCTCGATGCGGTGCTGCGCCGCTATCCGTTCGTACGCCCCCAACAGGCACCCGCGCACAGTGGTCACGCCTACCACCTCTACACCTGCTTCGCGGACACCCGCGCCCTGCGTGACCAGCTGCTGCTGGCGCTGGACCGGCGGGGGGTGGAGATCCAGCTGCGCTATTTCCCGCTGCATCTGACCCCCGAGTGGCGGCACCGCGGCCACGGTCGCGGCGAGTGCCCGGTCGCCGAGAGCATGTGGTTCGACCAGCACCTCAACCTCCCCTGCCACCCCGAACTGCGGCCCTCACAGGTGGACTATCTCGTCGAAGCACTGGACGAGTCGCTGGCCGAGGTCCAGGCCATGGCGAGCGGTACGGACACGCCCAGGCTGGGTGCCGCGCTGGCGGCCGGCTGA
- a CDS encoding PIN domain-containing protein, with amino-acid sequence MGEAKLVAGLLAALDTTHPEHQAANEATMAAGLLVMSPLLLAEIDHVATRELGREAAISAADDIRHWMRRGRISVPEITEDHLAAAQSLRARYAGLDLDLADAVNVALASDYDTAAVLTLDRRDFRAVRPLGRHKALRILPDGLPL; translated from the coding sequence GTGGGCGAGGCGAAGCTGGTTGCGGGGCTTTTGGCTGCACTCGACACCACCCACCCAGAGCACCAGGCGGCAAACGAAGCGACCATGGCAGCGGGCCTCCTGGTCATGTCCCCGCTGCTGCTCGCCGAGATCGACCACGTGGCCACGCGCGAACTTGGCCGCGAAGCCGCCATCAGCGCAGCCGATGACATCCGGCACTGGATGCGCCGCGGCCGCATCTCCGTACCGGAGATCACTGAGGACCACTTGGCAGCCGCGCAATCCCTGCGTGCTCGCTACGCCGGTCTCGACCTCGATCTCGCCGACGCGGTGAACGTCGCCCTGGCCTCCGACTACGACACAGCCGCCGTCCTCACCCTCGACCGCCGCGACTTCCGTGCCGTGCGCCCCCTCGGCCGCCACAAGGCATTGCGGATTCTCCCCGATGGCCTCCCGCTCTGA
- a CDS encoding helix-turn-helix domain-containing protein, translated as MSHQKQPFVETAFLNVENAATYLGISTNTLYVWRHRRQGPLSFRMGPGGRVMYRRDLLDAWLAEQQEADSRSNPALSPMNRAPQRRSPRTVS; from the coding sequence ATGAGTCATCAGAAGCAGCCTTTCGTCGAGACAGCGTTCCTGAACGTGGAGAACGCTGCTACGTACCTCGGTATCTCGACGAACACTTTGTACGTCTGGCGTCACCGGCGGCAGGGGCCGCTCAGCTTCCGTATGGGCCCTGGTGGGCGGGTCATGTATCGCCGGGATTTGCTCGATGCATGGCTTGCGGAACAACAGGAAGCCGATTCGCGTTCGAACCCGGCCCTTAGCCCGATGAACAGGGCGCCGCAGCGGCGTTCGCCACGCACCGTGTCCTGA
- a CDS encoding tyrosine-type recombinase/integrase codes for MAGYIEDRWLKKRPNKETGKRERTELWGKRTRYRVKGIPGVQDRSFDTVADAKAWLAEAQTDSRRGEFVDARDGEITFREYVEKHWWPSQVHPAQTRESMHYRIWGHVLPYLGETPLRDIGTAELRKWSADVQRAVGAGTAHIAWIYLKAIMQAAVEDKRLFRNPCKGSSTIKPPKKPERRARSWTQGRVHAVRAELPDRYQITADLGVGCGLRQGEAFGFSPDDVRGDFIHIERQILRYKSQLYFGPPKGGKERDVPVTEALAKRVLVHQEQFETIEVTLPWLDPEEPDVPRDKRRKVTVPLLVTTTRGGAINRTTWNTKAWKPALAKAGVIPPLPKQEEGEKTTRVWEPSREHGFHVLRHTYASVMLEAGESIVSLAQWLGHSDPAFTLRTYTHFMPQAGARGLSAIEAWFTAVD; via the coding sequence ATGGCGGGATACATAGAGGACAGGTGGCTCAAGAAGCGGCCGAACAAGGAGACCGGCAAGCGAGAGCGCACCGAACTCTGGGGGAAGCGCACCCGCTACCGAGTGAAGGGGATCCCCGGAGTTCAAGACCGCTCCTTCGACACGGTCGCGGACGCCAAGGCGTGGCTCGCCGAGGCCCAGACCGACTCGCGCCGCGGCGAGTTCGTAGACGCCCGCGACGGCGAGATCACCTTCCGCGAGTATGTCGAGAAGCACTGGTGGCCGTCGCAGGTCCACCCCGCGCAGACGCGGGAGAGCATGCACTATCGGATCTGGGGACACGTACTGCCATACCTGGGGGAGACCCCGCTGCGGGACATCGGCACGGCAGAACTCCGTAAGTGGTCCGCCGACGTGCAGCGCGCGGTCGGAGCCGGCACGGCGCACATCGCCTGGATCTACCTGAAGGCGATCATGCAGGCCGCGGTCGAGGACAAGCGTCTCTTCCGTAACCCGTGCAAGGGCAGCAGCACGATCAAGCCGCCCAAGAAGCCCGAGCGGAGGGCGCGCTCCTGGACGCAGGGCCGAGTCCACGCGGTGCGGGCTGAGCTTCCCGATCGGTACCAGATCACAGCTGACCTCGGCGTCGGGTGCGGCTTGCGGCAGGGGGAGGCATTCGGGTTCTCTCCCGATGATGTGCGGGGCGACTTCATCCACATTGAGCGGCAGATCCTGCGGTACAAGTCGCAGCTCTACTTCGGTCCACCGAAGGGCGGCAAGGAGCGCGACGTACCGGTGACGGAGGCCCTGGCCAAGCGGGTGCTGGTGCACCAGGAGCAGTTCGAGACGATCGAGGTGACCCTGCCGTGGCTCGATCCTGAAGAGCCGGACGTGCCCCGGGACAAGCGCCGCAAGGTGACGGTGCCGTTGCTGGTCACCACGACCCGCGGTGGAGCAATCAACCGGACCACATGGAACACCAAGGCTTGGAAGCCAGCCCTGGCCAAGGCTGGGGTGATTCCCCCTCTCCCGAAGCAGGAGGAGGGGGAGAAGACCACGCGTGTGTGGGAGCCGAGCCGGGAGCACGGATTCCACGTCCTGAGGCACACCTATGCCTCGGTGATGCTTGAGGCGGGCGAGTCGATCGTCTCGTTGGCCCAGTGGCTCGGTCACTCCGACCCGGCCTTCACCCTCCGCACCTACACTCACTTCATGCCGCAGGCCGGCGCCCGCGGACTCTCCGCCATCGAGGCGTGGTTCACCGCTGTCGACTGA
- a CDS encoding phosphorothioated DNA-binding restriction endonuclease — MDWLDRVAGLRRWTSNGFRAPHKPLLLLYALGGYQRDADGELRYSAVEDELKRLLAEYGPSHPTTPAYPFHHLVSDGVWEVRTDQGPGSPGSGVGLLRSSGATGRLAPALRAALAKEPSLLGRLTRVLLDSHFPPSLHGDLCEAVGLDLELAETEPGPGAGAAARRGRDRRMRELILTAYEFRCAFCGYDGALGASPVGLEAAHVRWWSHDGPDEVDNGLCLCSLHHKLFDKGVLGVGENHRILVSQRFVGRSEASRQHVLDLAGRPVIGPQADAPKVATRHREWHDRQVFHGPARTSVGSPVHAM, encoded by the coding sequence ATGGACTGGCTTGATCGGGTGGCGGGACTGCGGCGTTGGACGAGCAACGGCTTTCGGGCTCCGCACAAGCCGTTGCTGCTGCTGTACGCGCTCGGCGGCTATCAGCGGGATGCCGACGGCGAGCTGCGCTACAGCGCGGTCGAGGACGAGCTCAAGCGGTTGCTGGCCGAGTACGGACCCTCGCACCCGACGACCCCCGCGTACCCCTTCCATCACCTCGTCAGTGACGGCGTGTGGGAGGTCAGAACCGACCAGGGGCCGGGGAGCCCCGGAAGCGGGGTCGGACTCCTTCGCTCCAGCGGTGCCACCGGGCGGCTCGCGCCCGCCCTACGGGCCGCGCTCGCCAAGGAGCCGTCGCTGCTGGGCCGGCTCACCAGGGTGCTGCTGGACAGCCACTTCCCGCCGTCCCTGCACGGGGATCTGTGCGAAGCCGTGGGTCTCGACCTGGAGCTCGCCGAGACCGAACCCGGGCCCGGCGCGGGCGCCGCCGCCCGACGGGGGCGTGATCGACGGATGCGTGAACTCATACTCACGGCCTACGAGTTCCGCTGTGCGTTCTGCGGATACGACGGGGCACTCGGCGCGAGCCCGGTCGGGCTGGAGGCCGCGCATGTGCGCTGGTGGTCCCACGACGGGCCGGACGAGGTCGACAACGGCCTGTGCCTGTGCTCGCTGCACCACAAACTCTTCGACAAGGGGGTCCTGGGCGTCGGGGAGAACCACCGCATCCTGGTCTCGCAACGCTTCGTCGGCCGCAGCGAGGCCAGCCGACAGCACGTGCTGGACCTCGCCGGCCGCCCGGTCATCGGCCCGCAGGCGGACGCCCCCAAGGTCGCGACACGACACCGCGAGTGGCACGACCGACAGGTCTTCCACGGCCCGGCCCGGACATCCGTGGGCAGCCCCGTGCACGCCATGTGA
- a CDS encoding alpha/beta hydrolase: MKQDFSDCEEASTAWHKLSTHMDELGDRHRTKVTGPLHANWSGDDAASALYYLENLESRFGIVRTEAMAISEAIAQAVAKMFLAQSHLRETVKELEGEDFYVDDDGAVHPPKDREYPQDGETRQDRFDLFTKLENYQTAINGCVERAQNASDEAARALGVLGGDILTGNIDDAAGEAREDVKQVSKALHNDIGKPYPPSDPKDAAEWWKNLPEGQRETYAALHPEILGKTDGLPAGVRDDANRLALEQELSAMENYEYHDKFSTDEYNKRLNNLQTLQAELDKRDGATGEKQIYMLGFDSKGDGKTVIALGNPDTADNVGVFVPGTSTTVSDSTGGNLSRMDKLQNAAGDADHDAKTSMIFWLGYDAPEIPGSQAGNLDVAGTGRAEGAAPDLRHFTHGLRASHEGAPANLTVLGHSYGSTVVGAGASGGGGLDADNIAVVGSPGMTVDKATELNIDPDHVYVGLAEDDGISAATDLTLGADPSEKSFGGHRFKVDTHEHSGYWDMTPQGPSQSLANQGKIIAGVKPTLAS; encoded by the coding sequence TTGAAGCAGGATTTCTCGGACTGCGAGGAGGCTTCGACTGCTTGGCACAAGCTGTCCACGCACATGGACGAGCTCGGCGATCGGCATCGAACAAAAGTAACCGGCCCGCTGCACGCCAACTGGTCCGGGGACGACGCTGCATCCGCGCTGTACTACCTGGAGAACCTCGAAAGCAGATTCGGGATCGTCCGCACCGAAGCGATGGCGATATCGGAGGCCATCGCGCAAGCCGTCGCCAAGATGTTCCTGGCCCAGAGTCACCTGCGGGAAACCGTCAAGGAACTTGAGGGTGAAGACTTCTACGTGGATGACGACGGCGCCGTCCATCCGCCCAAGGATCGCGAATACCCGCAGGATGGCGAGACCCGGCAGGACCGGTTCGACTTGTTCACCAAGCTGGAAAACTACCAGACGGCAATCAACGGGTGCGTCGAGCGGGCCCAGAATGCCAGCGATGAGGCGGCCCGCGCCCTGGGTGTGCTCGGCGGCGATATTCTGACGGGAAACATCGACGACGCCGCGGGTGAGGCGCGCGAGGACGTCAAGCAGGTTTCGAAAGCCCTGCACAACGACATCGGCAAGCCCTACCCGCCGAGCGATCCCAAGGATGCTGCGGAATGGTGGAAGAACCTCCCGGAGGGGCAGCGGGAAACGTATGCGGCGCTGCATCCCGAGATCCTCGGCAAGACCGACGGGTTGCCGGCCGGCGTGCGGGACGACGCCAATCGGCTCGCCCTGGAGCAGGAGCTGAGCGCGATGGAAAACTACGAGTACCACGACAAGTTCTCCACGGACGAGTACAACAAGCGGCTCAATAATCTGCAGACGCTGCAGGCGGAACTGGACAAGCGGGACGGCGCCACCGGAGAGAAGCAGATCTATATGCTCGGGTTCGACTCGAAGGGCGACGGGAAAACCGTCATCGCCCTGGGGAACCCGGATACGGCCGACAACGTCGGGGTGTTCGTCCCCGGAACTTCCACGACCGTTTCGGACTCCACCGGCGGCAATCTGAGCCGGATGGACAAACTCCAGAACGCGGCCGGGGACGCCGACCACGACGCCAAGACATCCATGATTTTCTGGCTTGGTTACGACGCTCCGGAGATTCCCGGGTCCCAGGCGGGAAACCTGGACGTCGCGGGCACGGGGCGTGCCGAAGGAGCGGCGCCGGACCTGCGGCACTTCACCCACGGGCTGAGGGCTTCGCACGAGGGCGCGCCGGCCAATCTGACGGTGCTGGGGCACAGCTACGGTTCGACCGTGGTCGGAGCCGGCGCCTCCGGGGGCGGGGGCCTCGACGCGGACAACATCGCCGTGGTCGGCAGCCCCGGAATGACGGTCGACAAGGCGACGGAGCTGAACATCGACCCCGACCATGTCTATGTCGGTCTTGCCGAGGACGACGGCATCAGTGCGGCAACCGACCTGACCCTCGGCGCCGACCCCTCGGAGAAGTCCTTTGGCGGCCACCGATTCAAGGTGGACACCCACGAACACAGCGGTTACTGGGACATGACCCCGCAAGGGCCCAGCCAGAGCCTCGCCAACCAGGGCAAGATCATCGCTGGGGTCAAGCCCACGCTGGCCTCGTAG